A window of Sphingomonas sp. Leaf357 contains these coding sequences:
- a CDS encoding metal-dependent hydrolase family protein: MLKIFAACALVAAAPLAAQTLPASQAATSALYIHAGTLLDKPGQTPRGNSTIIVRDGRIAEIRAGFAPPEAGAALVDLSKQFVLPGLIDMHVHLWGIGGDPMRSRLEALTRDRFDDMMTAAVNAKVTLNAGFTSVRDLGGDPRGIRALRDAIDRGEIDGPSITNAGEMISVTGGHGDGGNGLAETFADAVHKTEINLCDGPDDCRRAVRAQVALGAKVIKFAATGGVLSNVSGGLGRAMTPEEMKAIVDTAHALGRKVAAHSHAAEGTKAALNAGVDSIEHGTYLDDEAIALFKAKGAYLVMTEMAPVAALAQARGGALPPATLPKAEAAAAAMVASHRKAVAAGVKIAFGTDTGVSRHGDNAQEFALMVADGMTPMQAIRAATVGAADLIGRDDIGTIAVGKAADIIAVASSPLDDVRALEHIDFVMHKGVVARAK; this comes from the coding sequence ATGCTGAAGATATTCGCCGCGTGCGCGCTCGTTGCGGCTGCGCCACTCGCAGCGCAAACCCTCCCAGCGTCGCAGGCCGCGACGTCTGCCTTATATATCCATGCCGGCACGCTGCTCGACAAACCGGGCCAGACGCCGCGCGGCAACAGCACGATCATCGTGCGCGACGGCAGGATCGCCGAAATCCGCGCCGGCTTCGCACCCCCGGAAGCGGGTGCCGCGCTGGTCGATCTGTCGAAACAGTTCGTCCTGCCCGGCCTGATCGACATGCACGTCCATCTCTGGGGCATCGGTGGCGATCCGATGCGCAGCCGGCTGGAGGCGCTGACCCGCGACCGGTTCGACGACATGATGACGGCGGCGGTCAATGCGAAGGTCACGCTGAACGCCGGCTTCACCTCGGTGCGCGATCTCGGCGGCGATCCGCGCGGCATCCGAGCACTTCGCGATGCGATCGATCGGGGCGAGATCGACGGCCCGTCGATCACCAATGCCGGCGAAATGATTTCCGTCACCGGCGGACATGGCGACGGCGGCAACGGCCTCGCCGAAACCTTCGCGGACGCTGTGCACAAGACCGAGATCAATCTGTGCGACGGCCCCGACGATTGCCGTCGCGCGGTGCGCGCGCAGGTGGCGCTCGGCGCCAAGGTGATCAAGTTCGCCGCGACCGGCGGCGTTTTGTCCAATGTGTCGGGCGGCCTCGGCCGGGCGATGACGCCGGAGGAGATGAAGGCGATCGTCGATACCGCGCACGCGCTCGGCCGCAAGGTGGCGGCGCACAGCCATGCGGCGGAGGGGACCAAGGCGGCGCTCAATGCCGGCGTCGATTCGATCGAGCACGGCACGTATCTGGACGACGAGGCGATCGCCCTGTTCAAGGCCAAGGGCGCGTATCTGGTGATGACCGAGATGGCCCCGGTCGCCGCCTTGGCCCAGGCGCGGGGCGGGGCATTGCCGCCGGCCACGCTGCCCAAGGCGGAGGCCGCCGCCGCGGCGATGGTCGCCAGCCACCGGAAGGCCGTCGCCGCCGGCGTGAAGATCGCCTTCGGCACCGACACCGGCGTCTCCCGCCACGGCGACAATGCGCAGGAATTCGCGCTGATGGTCGCCGATGGCATGACGCCGATGCAGGCGATCCGCGCCGCCACGGTCGGTGCCGCCGACCTGATCGGACGCGACGATATCGGCACGATCGCGGTCGGCAAGGCCGCCGACATCATCGCCGTCGCCTCTTCGCCGCTCGACGACGTGCGTGCGCTGGAACATATCGATTTCGTCATGCACAAGGGCGTCGTCGCGCGGGCGAAGTGA
- a CDS encoding HAD family hydrolase — MAVVFDVGNVLYAWNPRVLYERLIPEDRALDAFLHDVVTTDWHFQHDAGRPFAETSAELIAEYPQHADLIRRWGSHFIESITGMMPGMRDLVDDLDAADVPLYAITNFSGEFWTPFRAREADVFDRFRGIVVSGDEKMLKPHAPIYHLALDRFGLDAAQAVFVDDRADNVEGAQAVGMAGLIFTDADTLRADLARLGILA, encoded by the coding sequence TTGGCCGTCGTTTTCGACGTCGGCAACGTCCTGTATGCGTGGAACCCCAGGGTTCTGTACGAGCGCCTGATCCCAGAGGATCGGGCGCTCGACGCGTTCCTGCACGACGTCGTCACGACCGACTGGCATTTCCAGCACGACGCCGGCCGCCCGTTTGCCGAGACCTCGGCGGAGTTGATCGCCGAGTATCCGCAGCATGCCGATCTGATCCGGCGCTGGGGCTCGCATTTCATCGAAAGCATCACCGGCATGATGCCGGGCATGCGGGATCTGGTCGACGATCTCGATGCCGCCGACGTGCCGCTCTACGCGATCACCAATTTCTCCGGCGAGTTCTGGACACCGTTCCGCGCGCGCGAGGCGGACGTGTTCGATCGCTTCCGGGGCATCGTCGTGTCCGGCGACGAGAAGATGCTCAAGCCGCACGCGCCGATCTACCATCTTGCGCTCGATCGCTTTGGGCTGGACGCGGCACAGGCGGTTTTCGTGGACGACCGTGCCGATAATGTTGAGGGTGCTCAAGCGGTCGGCATGGCCGGCCTGATTTTCACCGATGCAGACACGCTGCGCGCAGACCTCGCCAGACTGGGCATTCTTGCCTGA
- a CDS encoding 5-(carboxyamino)imidazole ribonucleotide synthase: MKTLPPGSTIGILGGGQLGRMLASAAAELGYRTHVLAPDRESVAAQTASSLTRADYHNRIVLKDFAAACDVVTYEFENIDVAPVEWLAEHVPVHPGPKALRVSQERVAEKTFVESIGGRPARWAAVDSRADLEAGLAHTGTPAVLKTARFGYDGKGQMVIRTPDDADSAWETIGGPAVLEAFIDFSHEFSVLIARRADGAVARYPVPQNVHVDAILHTSTLPAPEAVLAQAEEATALAVRIAEALNYVGVLACEFFVSADGPVFNEMAPRVHNSGHWTIEGAVTSQFENHIRAICGLPLGDTALTAPAVTMENLIGEDAHRWAEILSEPGAHLHLYGKDVRPGRKMGHVTRLG; the protein is encoded by the coding sequence ATGAAGACGCTACCGCCGGGCTCCACGATCGGCATTCTCGGCGGCGGGCAGCTGGGACGCATGCTGGCGAGTGCCGCCGCCGAACTCGGCTACCGCACCCATGTCCTCGCGCCCGACCGGGAAAGCGTCGCCGCGCAGACCGCGTCCAGCCTGACGCGCGCGGATTACCACAACCGCATCGTGCTGAAGGACTTCGCCGCGGCGTGCGACGTCGTCACCTACGAATTCGAGAATATCGACGTCGCCCCGGTCGAATGGCTGGCCGAACACGTGCCGGTCCATCCCGGCCCGAAGGCGCTGCGCGTCTCGCAGGAGCGCGTGGCGGAAAAGACATTCGTCGAAAGCATCGGCGGCCGCCCGGCGCGCTGGGCGGCGGTGGACAGTCGCGCCGATCTGGAGGCGGGCCTGGCGCATACCGGCACGCCGGCGGTGCTGAAGACCGCGCGCTTCGGTTATGACGGCAAGGGCCAGATGGTCATCCGCACGCCCGACGACGCCGATTCCGCATGGGAGACGATCGGCGGGCCGGCGGTGCTGGAGGCGTTCATCGACTTCAGCCACGAATTCTCCGTGCTGATCGCGCGCCGCGCGGACGGCGCGGTGGCGCGCTATCCGGTACCGCAGAACGTGCATGTCGATGCGATCCTGCACACCTCCACCCTGCCCGCGCCCGAAGCGGTGCTGGCGCAGGCGGAAGAGGCCACCGCGCTCGCCGTGCGCATCGCCGAGGCCTTGAACTATGTCGGCGTGCTGGCGTGCGAATTCTTCGTCAGCGCGGACGGACCGGTGTTCAACGAAATGGCGCCGCGCGTGCACAATAGCGGGCATTGGACGATCGAGGGCGCGGTGACATCGCAGTTCGAGAACCATATCCGCGCGATCTGCGGCCTGCCGCTGGGCGACACCGCCCTCACCGCCCCCGCCGTGACGATGGAGAATCTGATCGGGGAGGACGCGCACCGCTGGGCCGAGATCCTCTCCGAGCCGGGCGCGCATCTGCACCTCTACGGCAAGGACGTACGGCCGGGGCGCAAGATGGGGCATGTCACCCGGCTGGGGTGA
- the pyk gene encoding pyruvate kinase, with translation MTKAISPRSRKVRVLATLGPASNTAEMIGKLFEAGADAFRVNMSHGDQESKIAVIQAIRSLEKKYGRPTTILADLQGPKLRVGKFEAGKVELVTGQIFRLDRDRTPGNAARVELPHREIFQAIEIGARLLLDDGKLVLRVEDHGPEHITARIEVGGMLSNNKGLNVPDVVVPMAALTAKDRSDLAFAIDQGVDWIALSFVQRPEDLAEARTLIRGKAALLAKIEKPSAIDRLEEIIEQCDGVMVARGDLGVELPPQTVPPLQKRIVEVSRRLGRPVVVATQMLESMITSPSPTRAEVSDVATAIYDGADAIMLSAESAAGAWPIESVAMMNSIGNAVESDPTHGDRVHFTITRADPTTSDALAEAAKTIAATIGAKAIVCFTTSGSTARRVARERPGVPLMVLTPKLETARRLGLLWGTHAVHTKDVESFEEMVAKAKRMALRHRLAEAGDSIIVIAGVPFRTPGSTNVLHVVRLLGDELKGYN, from the coding sequence ATGACCAAGGCCATCAGCCCGCGTTCGCGGAAGGTGCGCGTGCTCGCCACGCTCGGCCCGGCGAGCAACACGGCCGAGATGATCGGCAAATTGTTCGAGGCCGGCGCCGATGCCTTTCGCGTCAACATGAGCCATGGCGACCAGGAATCGAAGATCGCGGTGATCCAGGCGATCCGGTCCTTGGAAAAGAAATATGGCCGGCCGACGACGATCCTGGCCGATTTGCAGGGGCCGAAGCTGCGCGTCGGCAAGTTCGAGGCGGGCAAGGTGGAACTGGTGACGGGCCAGATCTTCCGGCTCGATCGCGACAGGACGCCGGGTAATGCTGCCCGCGTGGAATTGCCGCACAGGGAGATCTTCCAGGCGATCGAGATCGGCGCACGGCTGTTGCTGGACGACGGCAAGCTGGTGCTGCGCGTCGAGGATCACGGGCCGGAGCATATCACGGCGCGGATCGAGGTCGGCGGCATGCTGAGCAACAACAAGGGCCTGAACGTGCCCGACGTGGTCGTGCCGATGGCCGCGCTGACCGCCAAGGATCGCAGCGACCTGGCCTTCGCGATCGACCAGGGGGTGGACTGGATCGCGCTGTCGTTCGTGCAGCGGCCCGAGGACCTGGCCGAGGCGCGGACGCTGATCCGCGGCAAGGCGGCGTTGCTCGCCAAGATCGAGAAGCCGTCGGCGATCGACCGGCTGGAAGAGATCATCGAACAGTGCGACGGCGTGATGGTCGCGCGCGGCGATCTGGGCGTCGAACTGCCGCCGCAGACCGTGCCGCCGCTGCAGAAGCGCATCGTCGAGGTGTCGCGCCGGCTCGGCCGCCCGGTGGTGGTGGCGACGCAAATGCTCGAATCGATGATCACCTCGCCCTCCCCCACTCGCGCCGAAGTGTCCGATGTCGCCACCGCGATCTATGACGGGGCGGATGCGATCATGCTTTCGGCGGAGAGCGCGGCAGGCGCGTGGCCGATCGAATCGGTCGCGATGATGAATTCGATCGGCAATGCGGTGGAGAGCGATCCGACGCATGGCGACCGCGTGCATTTCACGATCACCCGCGCCGATCCGACCACGTCCGACGCACTGGCCGAGGCGGCGAAGACGATCGCCGCGACGATCGGCGCGAAGGCGATCGTGTGCTTCACCACCTCCGGATCGACCGCACGGCGGGTGGCGCGCGAACGGCCCGGCGTGCCGCTGATGGTGCTGACGCCGAAGCTGGAGACGGCGCGGCGTCTGGGGCTGCTGTGGGGCACGCATGCGGTGCACACCAAGGACGTCGAATCGTTCGAGGAGATGGTCGCCAAGGCCAAGCGCATGGCGCTGCGCCACCGTCTGGCCGAGGCGGGCGACAGCATCATCGTCATCGCCGGCGTTCCCTTCCGTACGCCGGGATCGACCAACGTGCTGCATGTCGTGCGGCTGTTGGGCGACGAGTTGAAGGGCTATAATTGA
- a CDS encoding DUF4136 domain-containing protein, with protein sequence MIKAAALGLAIVGVSLGGCATTSTSGPVEVTRFHLGAPLERGTITVEPLPGGAAPSIEYQTYAAAVNTELLASGYTAPAIGGPAQYLAVVSFTRTSQDAGPRRSPVSIGLGGGVGGGGYRGGGVGVGGGISFPIGKPKARVIIASELAVQIRRRSDGTVIWEGRAQTAADIRAPEAVAANSAAKMARALFRGFPGDSGRTITVK encoded by the coding sequence GTGATCAAGGCAGCGGCATTAGGTTTGGCGATCGTCGGCGTATCGCTCGGTGGATGCGCGACGACCAGCACGAGCGGCCCGGTGGAGGTGACCCGCTTCCATCTCGGCGCGCCGCTGGAACGCGGGACGATCACGGTCGAGCCGCTGCCCGGCGGAGCCGCGCCGAGCATCGAGTATCAGACCTATGCCGCGGCGGTGAACACCGAGTTGCTCGCCTCTGGCTATACCGCGCCGGCGATCGGCGGACCGGCGCAATATCTCGCGGTGGTCAGCTTCACGCGCACCAGCCAGGATGCCGGGCCGCGACGTTCGCCGGTGTCGATCGGCCTGGGCGGCGGCGTCGGCGGTGGTGGATATCGTGGCGGCGGCGTGGGTGTCGGCGGCGGCATCTCCTTCCCGATCGGCAAGCCCAAGGCCCGCGTGATCATCGCCTCAGAGCTCGCGGTGCAGATCCGCCGCCGCAGCGACGGCACGGTCATATGGGAAGGCCGCGCGCAGACCGCCGCGGACATTCGCGCGCCCGAGGCGGTGGCGGCGAATTCGGCCGCCAAAATGGCCCGCGCCCTGTTCCGGGGCTTCCCGGGCGATTCCGGCCGCACTATCACGGTCAAATGA
- a CDS encoding DUF1003 domain-containing protein: MDHRIADLAQRLLGKSSQALDEEERRVLLGIQDGTTVSRDAADVSDERSTFGERLSDRVAAIGGSWGFITFFTLVLFGWMLLNSDVLAHFGKAFDPYPYIFLNLMLSTLAAVQAPIIMMSQNRQSAKDRVAASLDYETNLRAELDILRLHHKLDAEVIERLSRLEAKIDGLASAAAKG, translated from the coding sequence ATGGACCACCGCATCGCCGATCTCGCGCAGCGCCTGCTCGGCAAATCGAGCCAGGCGCTGGATGAGGAGGAGCGGCGTGTCCTGCTCGGCATCCAGGACGGCACCACCGTCAGCCGCGATGCGGCGGACGTGTCCGACGAACGCTCGACGTTCGGGGAACGCCTGTCGGACCGGGTCGCGGCGATCGGCGGTTCGTGGGGGTTCATCACCTTCTTCACATTGGTGCTGTTCGGCTGGATGCTGCTCAATTCCGATGTGCTGGCGCATTTCGGCAAGGCGTTCGATCCGTACCCCTATATCTTCCTCAACCTGATGCTCTCGACGCTCGCCGCCGTGCAGGCACCGATCATCATGATGAGCCAGAACCGGCAATCGGCCAAGGATCGTGTCGCCGCCAGCCTGGATTACGAAACCAATCTGCGCGCCGAACTCGATATCCTGCGGCTGCACCACAAGCTCGACGCCGAGGTGATCGAGCGCCTGTCGCGGCTCGAGGCGAAGATCGACGGCTTGGCATCCGCCGCCGCCAAGGGCTAG
- a CDS encoding DUF2312 domain-containing protein: MSDVIGAEQLRLLIERIERLEEEKKGIADDIKDVYAESKSNGYDTKTMRAIVRLRRMEKHHRDEAEALLETYKVALGLA; the protein is encoded by the coding sequence ATGAGTGACGTTATCGGCGCGGAACAGTTGCGCCTTCTGATCGAGCGGATCGAGCGGCTCGAGGAAGAGAAGAAGGGCATCGCCGACGACATCAAGGACGTCTACGCCGAATCGAAATCGAACGGTTACGACACCAAGACGATGCGCGCGATCGTCCGCCTGCGCCGGATGGAAAAGCATCACCGCGACGAGGCCGAGGCGCTGCTCGAAACCTACAAGGTCGCGCTTGGCCTCGCCTAA
- the gpmA gene encoding 2,3-diphosphoglycerate-dependent phosphoglycerate mutase, with the protein MPTLVLIRHGQSAWNLENRFTGWWDVDVTEKGAAEARAAGQLMSAKGLDFDQTFTSLQTRAIKTLNLALEEMGRLWLPVEKDWRLNERHYGGLTGLDKAETAAKHGEEQVHVWRRSFDIPPPVLEPGSEYDLSQDRRYAGIAIPQTESLKDTIARVLPYWNGRIAPALKDGQRVLISAHGNSLRALMKHLSNIPDDEITSLEIPTGQPIVYELDADLNATDRYYLSER; encoded by the coding sequence ATGCCCACCCTAGTCCTGATCCGCCACGGCCAGTCCGCCTGGAACCTCGAAAACCGTTTCACCGGCTGGTGGGATGTCGACGTGACCGAAAAGGGCGCTGCCGAGGCGCGCGCGGCGGGGCAGTTGATGTCGGCCAAGGGGCTGGATTTCGACCAGACCTTCACCAGCCTGCAGACCCGGGCGATCAAGACCCTCAACCTCGCGCTCGAGGAAATGGGCCGGTTGTGGCTGCCGGTCGAGAAGGACTGGCGGCTGAACGAGCGGCATTATGGCGGCCTGACCGGGCTCGACAAGGCCGAGACCGCGGCGAAACATGGCGAAGAGCAGGTCCATGTGTGGCGCCGCAGCTTCGACATTCCCCCGCCGGTGCTGGAGCCGGGCAGCGAATACGATCTGTCGCAGGACCGTCGCTACGCCGGCATCGCGATCCCGCAGACCGAGAGCCTCAAGGATACGATCGCGCGCGTCCTGCCCTATTGGAACGGCCGCATCGCGCCCGCGCTGAAAGACGGGCAGCGCGTGCTGATCTCCGCCCACGGCAATTCGCTGCGCGCGCTGATGAAGCATCTGTCGAACATTCCCGACGACGAGATCACCTCGCTGGAAATCCCGACCGGGCAGCCGATCGTGTACGAACTGGACGCGGATCTGAACGCGACGGACCGCTATTATCTGAGCGAGCGGTAA
- a CDS encoding type II toxin-antitoxin system VapC family toxin, whose amino-acid sequence MLDTHFLVWMATMPHKITKRELDALAKRDGDLIVSAIAIWELRMKWHAYEPKRRDKDSISADAGLGFAQANGFVLAPLDPSDCVIQVVPPIPHRDPFDEMLLAHAQRLDARLMTRDRKLRGHPLAVQL is encoded by the coding sequence ATGCTCGATACGCATTTCCTCGTTTGGATGGCGACCATGCCGCACAAGATCACGAAGCGCGAACTTGACGCTCTCGCGAAGCGCGATGGCGATCTGATCGTTTCGGCGATCGCGATTTGGGAATTACGCATGAAATGGCATGCTTATGAACCCAAGCGGCGCGACAAGGACAGCATTTCAGCGGACGCCGGTCTTGGATTTGCCCAGGCGAACGGATTTGTGCTGGCACCGCTCGACCCGTCGGATTGCGTCATCCAGGTCGTGCCGCCGATCCCGCACAGGGATCCTTTCGATGAAATGCTGCTCGCTCATGCGCAGCGGCTCGATGCGCGATTGATGACCCGGGACCGAAAACTTCGCGGCCATCCCCTGGCGGTTCAATTATAG
- a CDS encoding YebC/PmpR family DNA-binding transcriptional regulator, with product MAGHSKFKNIMHRKGAQDKKRSSLFSKLSREITVAAKMGLPDPDMNPRLRMAVNAAKAASLPKDNIQRSIDKASRGDAETYEEIRYEGFGPGGVSLIIEALTDNRNRTATNVRTAVAKNGGNLGAGGSVSHAFDRLGLINYPASAGDADAVFEAALEAGAEDVTSSEEGHEIWTSNENLHEVVKALTPVLGEPEGAKLAWRPQIMVDVGEGDAATLFKLLDSLDDDDDVQTVWGNYEISDDVMEKLG from the coding sequence ATGGCAGGCCATTCCAAATTCAAGAACATCATGCACCGCAAGGGTGCGCAGGATAAGAAGCGCTCGTCGCTCTTCTCCAAGCTCAGCCGCGAAATCACCGTCGCGGCCAAGATGGGCCTGCCCGATCCGGATATGAACCCGCGCCTGCGCATGGCGGTCAACGCGGCTAAGGCAGCCTCGCTGCCCAAGGACAATATCCAGCGCTCGATCGACAAGGCGAGCCGCGGCGATGCCGAGACGTACGAGGAAATCCGCTACGAGGGCTTTGGCCCGGGCGGCGTATCGCTGATCATCGAGGCGCTGACCGACAATCGCAACCGCACCGCCACCAACGTGCGCACGGCCGTCGCCAAGAATGGCGGCAATCTGGGGGCTGGCGGCTCGGTGAGTCACGCCTTCGATCGCCTCGGCCTGATCAACTATCCGGCCAGCGCCGGCGATGCCGATGCGGTGTTCGAGGCTGCGCTTGAGGCCGGGGCCGAGGACGTGACGTCGAGCGAGGAGGGCCACGAAATCTGGACCTCGAACGAAAACCTGCACGAGGTGGTCAAGGCGCTGACCCCGGTGCTCGGCGAACCCGAGGGCGCGAAACTCGCCTGGCGCCCCCAGATCATGGTCGACGTGGGCGAGGGCGATGCCGCGACCCTGTTCAAGCTGCTCGATTCGCTCGACGACGACGACGATGTGCAGACCGTCTGGGGCAATTACGAAATCTCCGACGACGTCATGGAGAAGCTCGGTTGA
- the purE gene encoding 5-(carboxyamino)imidazole ribonucleotide mutase, with product MTHPLVGIIMGSTSDWETMRHAAEALDALGVAYETRVVSAHRTPHRLVDYAEQAGIRGLKVIVAGAGGAAHLPGMVAALTHLPVLGVPVESKALSGMDSLLSIVQMPGGIPVGTLAIGAAGAKNAGLLAAAILATSDALLAERLKAWRTAQTESVAMDPQ from the coding sequence ATGACGCATCCTCTCGTCGGCATCATCATGGGCAGCACCTCCGATTGGGAGACGATGCGGCATGCCGCCGAGGCGCTCGATGCTCTGGGTGTGGCTTACGAAACCCGGGTCGTCTCCGCGCACCGCACGCCGCATCGGCTGGTCGACTACGCCGAACAGGCCGGGATACGCGGGCTCAAGGTGATCGTCGCGGGCGCGGGCGGCGCGGCGCATCTTCCGGGAATGGTCGCGGCGCTGACGCATCTGCCGGTGCTGGGCGTGCCGGTGGAATCCAAGGCGCTGAGCGGCATGGATAGCCTGCTCTCGATCGTGCAGATGCCCGGCGGCATTCCGGTCGGCACGCTGGCGATCGGTGCGGCCGGGGCGAAGAATGCCGGGCTGCTGGCCGCCGCGATCCTCGCCACCTCGGATGCCCTGCTCGCCGAACGGCTCAAGGCGTGGCGCACGGCGCAGACCGAAAGCGTGGCGATGGACCCGCAATAG
- the ykgO gene encoding type B 50S ribosomal protein L36: protein MKIRNSLKSLKDRHRDNRVIRRRGRTYVINKTNRRFKARQG from the coding sequence ATGAAGATTCGTAACAGCCTGAAGTCCCTCAAGGACCGCCATCGCGACAACCGCGTGATCCGTCGTCGCGGCCGTACGTACGTCATCAACAAGACGAACCGTCGCTTCAAGGCACGCCAGGGCTGA
- a CDS encoding type II toxin-antitoxin system Phd/YefM family antitoxin encodes MEMSVREARANFAHALDAAERGERVSITRNGKTVAELGPPPAPSTISNTPGGLDWERMARVRKELGLDKVVLEEGWQERFDDPAFSRAVMGLGDDWDPNPK; translated from the coding sequence ATGGAAATGTCCGTCCGCGAAGCCCGCGCTAATTTCGCCCACGCCCTCGACGCGGCGGAGCGGGGCGAGCGTGTGTCGATCACCCGCAACGGCAAGACGGTCGCCGAACTCGGGCCGCCGCCTGCGCCTTCGACAATCTCCAATACGCCGGGCGGTCTCGATTGGGAGCGGATGGCGCGTGTGCGTAAGGAGCTTGGCCTCGACAAGGTCGTTCTTGAAGAGGGTTGGCAGGAACGTTTCGACGATCCGGCCTTCAGTCGGGCAGTTATGGGCCTCGGTGACGATTGGGATCCCAATCCTAAATGA
- a CDS encoding M14 family metallopeptidase, with protein MSITVNAAFDGGNIDLIGIDGDTVDLRIRKDKNSDFFQWFYFRVAGAEGRTLKFRILNAGESAYPDGWPNYKARASTDRKTWRMTDTRYADGVLEWDWTSESDLAWFAYFAPYTMEQHEALVARIALKPGVTHRELGVSLDGQAIDCLTIGSGPKPVWLYARQHPGESMAEWWMEGALERLTDTADPVTRALLAKATFHVVPNMNPDGTRRGHLRTNAVGVNLNREWHEPSAERSPEVLCVRNAMDETGVTFAMDVHGDEAIPANFFAGFEGIPSWTDERGEKFYDFGRRLAAHTPDFQTQMGYGKSAPGKANLSMSTNQVAERFGALSFTLEMPFKDHDANPDAVFGWGAERSKALAHSCLEVLADVIDTL; from the coding sequence ATGAGCATCACCGTCAACGCCGCTTTCGACGGCGGCAATATCGACCTTATCGGGATCGATGGCGACACCGTCGATCTCCGCATCCGCAAGGACAAGAATTCGGATTTCTTCCAGTGGTTCTACTTCCGCGTGGCCGGCGCGGAAGGGCGGACGCTGAAATTCCGCATCCTGAACGCGGGGGAATCGGCCTATCCGGACGGCTGGCCCAACTACAAGGCCCGCGCTTCGACCGACCGGAAGACCTGGCGGATGACCGATACGCGATACGCCGACGGCGTGCTCGAATGGGATTGGACGAGCGAAAGCGATCTCGCCTGGTTCGCCTATTTCGCCCCTTATACGATGGAGCAGCACGAGGCGCTGGTCGCGCGGATCGCGCTCAAGCCCGGCGTCACGCACCGCGAACTGGGCGTGTCGCTCGACGGGCAGGCGATCGATTGCCTGACGATCGGCAGCGGTCCCAAGCCGGTGTGGCTCTATGCCCGCCAGCATCCCGGCGAATCGATGGCCGAATGGTGGATGGAAGGTGCGCTCGAGCGGCTGACCGATACCGCCGATCCGGTGACCCGGGCGCTACTGGCCAAGGCGACCTTCCATGTCGTCCCGAACATGAACCCCGACGGCACGCGGCGGGGCCACCTGCGCACCAATGCCGTCGGCGTGAACCTCAACCGCGAATGGCACGAGCCATCGGCGGAGCGCAGCCCGGAAGTGCTGTGCGTGCGCAACGCGATGGACGAGACCGGCGTGACGTTCGCGATGGACGTTCACGGCGACGAGGCGATCCCGGCCAATTTCTTCGCCGGCTTCGAAGGCATTCCCAGCTGGACCGACGAACGGGGCGAGAAATTCTACGATTTCGGCCGCCGCCTCGCCGCGCACACGCCCGATTTCCAGACCCAGATGGGGTACGGAAAGTCCGCGCCGGGCAAGGCCAATCTCAGCATGTCGACAAATCAGGTCGCCGAGCGCTTCGGCGCGCTCTCCTTCACGCTGGAGATGCCGTTCAAGGATCACGATGCCAACCCGGATGCGGTATTCGGCTGGGGAGCGGAGCGTTCGAAGGCGCTGGCACATTCTTGTCTCGAGGTGCTGGCGGACGTGATCGACACGCTCTAG
- a CDS encoding DUF1244 domain-containing protein translates to MPSIDALDDKVAAAAFRRLVLHLRHREDAQNIDLMGLAGFCRNCLSDWTQEASAGTLSKDQARETIYGMPYADYKARQPEATPEQLARMAESMTKNSA, encoded by the coding sequence ATGCCGTCCATCGACGCCCTCGACGACAAGGTCGCCGCCGCCGCGTTCCGCCGCCTCGTCCTGCACCTGCGCCACCGCGAGGATGCCCAGAACATCGATCTGATGGGGCTGGCCGGCTTCTGCCGCAACTGCCTGTCGGACTGGACGCAGGAGGCGAGCGCGGGCACGCTGAGCAAGGATCAGGCGCGCGAGACGATCTACGGCATGCCCTATGCCGACTACAAGGCGCGCCAGCCCGAGGCGACGCCCGAGCAACTGGCGCGCATGGCCGAGAGCATGACGAAAAATTCCGCCTGA